Genomic segment of Aliarcobacter trophiarum LMG 25534:
TAACTTGAAAGGTTAAATTTTGATTTACTCTTCCAACCACACTACCTTTTTGTACCCATTTACCAACAACTAAAGTTGGAGCAATATCATCTAAGTGTGAATAAACCGTATGAATTCCACCTTCGTGTTGAATAATTACAACGTTTTCAAGCATTCCAGCATTTTTCTTTGCATAAACAACTTTCCCATTTAAAACTGCTACCACTTTTGAATCTCTCTCATTTGATTGCAAAACAACAGATTCATTAAAAAGTTTTATTTTGTAAACAGGGTCATAATATGTTCCAAAATTTTTTACAATTTTAAATGATTTTAAAGGAGCTATTGTCTTTACCCCTTTATATTTTACAATTTGAACTCCATCTGTTGAAGAACCAATTTTTTTAACATCAAGATCCAAATCTTTTGCATATTTCTGATTTCTTACATTTGTTGTTTGTACTTGCTGATTATCTGCTACTTTTTGTTCTTGTGCTTTTCTTAGCTCTTGCTGTTTTACAATTTTTAAATCAGATAGTATTTTGTTTAAAGAGTCTTGTTGCTCTATAACTTTTTTTAGCTCAGCTTGATAGAGTTTATGCTCCTTTTCTAAAGTTGCCAAAGAGTTTGTATGCTTAATTTGCAGAGCTTTATAGTTTTCTTTAGTCTTTAGCCTATCTTTTATATAACTATTTAGTTTATTTATCTCTTGTTGATTCGCTTTTGTATTTTCTGTTAATCTATTATAATTTTCATTTAGCTTTAAAACTTTTTGTTTTGCATTTGTTGAGAGAAGATTAAACATCTCATTATCTATAAGTTCTTGTAGAGACTCTTTTGAAGCTAGTTGTAGTGCTAAAGATGTAGAAAATTGTTCTACTATTGTATTTATTATCTCCTCTTCACTACTATTTTTCTCTTTTATTAAATCACTTGATTTAGTTTGAAGCTCATTTAATTTTGTTTGAGAACTTTCTAAAAGTTTTTGATGTTGTTCTATATCTTCATTTATTTTTATAATATCCTCTTCAAGCTTTGATAAATTTGTATTTGAAACCTCTATTTTATCAGCTATCTCTTTTATTTTAACAGTTGCACTATCTTTTGTTTTTTTACTACTTTCTAAGCTTTTTTGATTTTGTTCAATTTTTTTATCTATTGCTGAAGCAAAGATAAAATTTATAGCTAAAAATAGAGTAAAAATAGATTTAATCATTGTTTATCTTATATTTAAAAAGTACACCAAAAATAGTAAATACAGAGATACAAAAAGATAGAATAAAGATTTTTAAAATCTCTATCTCAACATTTATATTTACATTAACTATCTCTTGTAACTCTAATGGAAAAAGTAGTTCAATATTGCTTGATACATATATCAAAAAAAGAGAAGAGATTAAAAAAGCCATAAAGGAGCTTATTAATGCATATTTTAATACAGAAGATGCACTATAAATAATAGAGGCACCATGAAGCCTTAAAATAGAGATTTTTATATTATGTTCATGAAACCAAAGCTTTATCTGTTTTGCAATAATTATAATTGCAAAAATTGTAATTATAAAAAACAGTATAAAAGAAACACTATTTAAAATAAGTAGCAATAAATATATTTGATTGTGATTTTTATAAAAAACCTCCACATTTTTTACATCTTTATTTGAAAGTAGAGTCTTTTTAATAACTTCTAATTCACTACTTGTAGGAAAAATTTCAAGATATATTTGATAAAAATATGGCAATTTTTGCCTTAAAAGCTCAATTGAGTTATCAGATAAATTTGATTTAATATTTTCAATTATCTTCTCATTTGGTAAGAGTTGAATATTTTCAACTTTTATTCCAGCTAACTCATTTAAAGACTCTTTTTTTATAGGACTTGTTGCAACCAAAACAATACTATAATCTCTTGATATTTTCTTTTTATAGTTATCTACAATATTATCAATAATTAAGAATATACAAAAAGTAATAAGCATTGCTAAAAGCGGTACAAAAAAGGCAAAAATGGCTTTAAGAGACTTCATAAATAATCCCATCTTCTATTGAGAGTTGTCTGAAATTTATTCCTAAATTCTTTGGAACTCTATGAGTAACTACAACAACTGTAATTCCTAGTTGTTCATTTGCACCTTTTAGTAAATTCCAAACTACATCAGCATTAAAATCATCTAAATTACCTGTTGGCTCATCTGCAATAATAATTTTTGGATTATGTGCCAAAGCTCTTGCAACTGCCACTCTTTGTTGCTCTCCACCACTTAATTGATTTGGATAAAAACCTTTTCTATGAGATAGTTTTACATGCTTTAAAAGATTATCAGCTTGAAGTCTTGAAACTTCATCTGAATAGTTATTTATCTTAAGAGGAATCATAATATTTTCTTCAATAGTATAATCATTTATAAGTTTATAGTCTTGAAAAATAACACCAATATCTTTTCTTAAGTATCTAAGATTATTCCCTTTTATTTTAAAAACCTCTTGATTTGCTATTTTTAAACTTCCATGCTTTATTGGAATATCTCCATAAAAAGATTTTAAAAGTGTTGATTTTCCACTTCCAGAGTTTCCACCAATAAATACAAATTCTCTCTCTTTTATAGAGAAATTTCCTCTTTTAATTATATACTTATTGCTATCATAAGTAAGATATAAGTCCTTTGCATTTATCATTTAGCCAAAATCTCTTTTAATTTTTTATCAGCTTCTATATTTGAGCTAGTAGGAAGTGGTTCACCTTGATAATAAGAGATTTTTCCATCTATTACTAAAAGATATTTAGTAATTGGTCTATCAAAATTTCCCATAGTAACTTTAATAAGACCTGAATTATCTCTATTTAATATCTTATAAAACTCCTCAATGTGTACAAAAAAGTTTTTAATTATAAGAGCTTTTGAAAAAACATTTTTTATAAAATTATCAAAATTTATAGAAAAATCAAAACCAAAATCATAATTAATCTCTCTTTTTTTATCTTCTCTTTGAGAAGTTAAAATTACATCATAGATATTTTTACCTTGTTTTTTCCATCTATCTTCATATTTACTAATAACTTCTAAATCCCTATTTACATCGATTTTAATCGAAGCTTTATCTAAATTTGTTAGTAAATCTACACAAAAATCAAAATAGTTTCTACTATCTGTTCTTAGTTCCAAAGTTCCATCAACTTTTAAAACTCTTAAAGCCTCAAAGATAAACTCATTTGAATATATTCTTCTATGTGGTTTCTTATCCCAAGGAACTGGAAAATGTACAAAAATTTTTCCCACTTGATTTGACTCTACAAACTCCATAAAAAGTCTTGCATCATAATTTACAACTAAAACATTTGTAATATTTTGAAGTTCCAACTGTTTTAAAAGTTGCTCAATAGAAGGATAATGTATTTCAAGACCTATAAACTGTATATTTGGATTTTGTTTTGCTTGGTGCAATAAATGTCTTCCACTTCCAAAACCAATCTCAATTTGAATCTCTTTATCACTTTTAAAATCTTCTACAAAAAAATCAATATCCTTTAGATATCTATTTTCTTGCTCTTTTTTCTCTTTTAAATTTGTAGTATTTTTAAATACAATTTTTGATTTATTTTCCAAAACATAAGAGTTTAAAGCATCTTTTATATATGAAACAGGTGATATTCTTGTTGTTTTATCTGATTTTATTAAGTAATTATCATCTTTCTCTTTTATTCCTAACAAAAAATCCACATTTCTATTTTTTGTTGCTATTTTATACTCAATCTTTCTATTTTTATCTTCTGGATGATAAGATACTGCTGTAAATAAAAACTCAATCTCTCCTTTTTTTAATGGAGTTTCAAGTAAATTATTTTTTTCAAAAACTATATGAGGCATACTATATTCTTGTATTAGGAAGAGTTAGTTTTGCCTCATCACTTTTTGCAGAAAGAACACCAAATTCATCTATTGCTTGAACACTATAGTAGTAATCAACTCCTTGTACAATATCATGGTCTTCAAATCTTAAAGTAGTTATATTATTAAATTTTACTGTATCTGAAAAAAGCCAATATTTTTTCACTCTTTTGTAAACATTATAAGATGTTGTTCTATTATCTCCTGCTTGCCAATTCAATATAGCTTTGTTTCCTTGTATCTGAGCTAAAGTTAATATTGGTTTTGAAGGAGGAGCTAGTGTTATACCTTTTGTAGAATCAACATCTGAAGTACTTTCAAGATTATCTTTATCAACTGCTAAAACTTTGTAGTAGTACTCCTTTTTATCAGCATTTATCTCATCTGTATATTCTAAAGTATCTGAGTTTACAGCTGCTATATTACTATATCCAAAAGATTGGTAGCTACTTCTATAAATTCTATATTGAACTACATCAGATGTTGGTGAAGCACTCCATGTTATATATACTTTTTTTGGAATATTATTTGAACTTCTTACATTTGTTGGTGAAATAGGAAGTGGTTTTGTTTTTGCTTCTAATACTTTTGTAGGAGCTGATTCAACATCGCTAAAAGAGAAAGCTTTTATTCTATACTTATATGTAGTATTGTTATCTAAGCCTGTATCTATAAACTCTGCACTTAATCTATTTTCTATCTTAGAAGCAGATGCCCAAACCCACTCTTTCAAAAATGTATTATACTTTTCAACTCTATAGTAACTAACTCTAGGATCAGGATGTGGTTGCCAAACTAATTTTACTTTTTTTGGAAGATTTGATATAGCTTGTGCAAAACTAACAGCAACAATTCTAGGGAGTGTTTCAACTATATAAGCTTGTGTTGTAGCTGATTCGCTACCATCATTTAATCTAGCAGAGATTTGATAAGCATATCTTGTTTTTGGCTCTAAACCTTTATCTACATAATGTGTTACATATCTACTATCTGTTGCTTTGATTAGCTTTAAAGTATTTCCACCTTGATCTAGTTCTGTTCTATAAAAATTATACCCTACAACTCTATGGTCATCAATCTTTTGCCACTCAAAACCAATTGAATTCATATCTGGAATAGATTTTATTGAAGAGTAATCTACCGTTTGGAAATTTTGATTAACCTTTGGTGAAGTTGTTGTACTTAAGCTATCTAAAACATTTGAACAACCACTAATTATTAAAATTAAAATACTCAAAGAGGCTAGAAGTCTCAATTTTTTCATATATTCTCTCCTTATCAAAATTACTTTCACAAAAATCTTGCATATCTTTTGGAAGTTTTGCAGTAAAGCTCATCTTCTTTTTTGTCCTAGGATGAGTAAATACTAAGCAAAATCCATGCAAAAAAAATCCATTGATATTATCAAAATTGCCCTTAAATCCATATAAAACATCTCCTAAAATATGTCTATTTATATTATTTAAATGAACTCTTATTTGATGTGTTCTTCCAGTAAAAAGCTTACAAGCTATTAGTTCATATTTTGAATTATTACTAAGTTCGATTTTACAAAAAGAGGTTCTTGCATATCTTCCATCTTTTTGTATAGCCATTTTAAGCCTATTATTTGGATTTCTAGCTATTGGTGCTTCTACTTCAATATTATCTTTTAAAGGCAAATCAATTACTGCTAAGTAATACCGTCCTGCTTCTCTTCTTTCTAGCTGTTTTGATATTTCAATATGAGCTTCATTTGTTTTTGCTACTATTAAAATACCACTAGTTCCTTTATCCAATCTATGTACAATTCCATGTCTCTCTTCTCCACTTATAGTTGATAAACTTATATTTTGAAGTTTCAACCAATCAACCAAAGTAGCATCTTTTACACTAGGAGCATCGTGAACTGTAAGCCCTCGTGGCTTATTAATAATTAAAATATCACTATCTTCATAGATTATCTCTATCTCTTTATCTTTTAGTGAATCTTTTATAAATTCACTATCTTTCTTATCAAATGTTTTTGCTTCTGGGAAAAAAACATCTATTTGCTGATTTAATTTTAGTTTTAAGCCATTTTTATTTGTAGTTTTTCCATCTACTTTTACAAACTCTTTTTCAATTAGTTGCTCGATTTGATTCCTTGAAGCATCTATTTTTAAGCTTAAAAACTTATCTAATCTAATCTCTTCATCTACAATAAAATTTTTATACATATTATGCTACTCTTTCTTTATGCGTTTACTTGATAAAAGAATTATGTCACATTTTGATTATTTAATTTTAATCTTTATAGCTCCTTTGATAATACTCTCTTATGTATTAATAGAAGAGGCAAATGAGGCATTAGCAAGTAAACAAGTTTTTTATTATAGTGTATCTTTATTTATATTTCTTTTAGTTTTTATGCTTCCAATTAGAAAGAATTTAAGGTTAGTACCTATTTTATACTGGCTTGGTGTTTTTTTATTAATTTTAGTTGAATTTATTGGAGTTACAAAGTTAGGAGCAAAAAGATGGATACATATTCCACTTTTTGATACAACTATTCAACCATCAGAGATAGTAAAACCAATATATATATTAATGTTAGGTTACTTAATTCAGAGAAAACCACCACCAATTGGTGGATATGGATTAAAAGATTTTGGATATTTTTCAATATATATTTTTATACCATTCATTTTAATAGCAAAAGAGCCAGACCTAGGAACTGCTCTTGTTATGCTTCTTTTAGGATATGGAATACTTTTTATAATTGGTGTAAATTGGAAGATATGGTTAGGAATTGGCTTTATTTTATCTATATTTTTACCATTTTCATACAATTATGTTATGAAAGATTATCAAAAAAAAAGAGTTCATGATTTTATAGTAGCAGAAAAGCCTAGTTACCATGTCCAGCAAAGTATTATAGCTATTGGTTCAGGAGGACTTACTGGAAAAAAGAGTGAAGATGCAACTCAAACTCAACTTAAGTTTTTACCAATTGCTACAAGCGATTTTATTTTTGCTTTTTTAGTAGAAAGGCATGGTTTTTTAGGGGCTTTTGGATTAATTCTTTTATATGTAATTATAATTTTACACCTATTTACAATAAACTATTTTTTTAAAACAGATTTTGTAGTAAAAGCCTTTTCTTCAGGTCTAGCCTTACTTATCTTTTTAAATATGAGTATAAATATTTTGATGGTTATTGGTTTTGCTCCAGTTGTTGGTATTCCTTTACCTCTTTTTTCTTATGGGGGAAGCTCTTTTATAAACTTTATTATAACTTTTGCAATTTTAGAAAATCTTATAGCTTTTAGATATATGGATATGTATAATTATGAAAGAAAGATGTAGTATTTAATAATTTCTATAAAATACTTTAAATCTAAGTTTTGTTGGTTCACTAGGCTTTGGATACTCTTTATATGCTATTTGTATTAACTCTAAAGAGTAATCATCTAAAATAGTATATCCACTTGAATTAATTATTTTAAGACCACTAATATCTCCATTTGGATGAAACATAAACTCTATAATATTAATCCCACCTATTCCTAATTTTGAAGCTAATTTTGGATAACCCATACGATTTAAAACTCTTTGTGTAATTACTTGAAAATTATTTAAGTTTTTTTCTAAATATGCTTTTTGAACCTTTGTAAAATTATCATACTCTTTTCCATAAAGTTGTTGTAACTCATTTAAAACCTCTTGATTTATAGGGGACTTTTGAGATAAAAATTTTTCTAAAGTATTTTCTTGAAACGTGCTACTCTCTTTTAAGATATCTTTTTGTACTTTTTTTGCATTGTTTATATCTATCTGTTTTTTACTATTTGTATCTTTTGTAACAACTTTGGGACTATCTATCTCTTTTGTCTTTTTAGGGCTTACTTTTTCTATTTTTTGCTCAACTTTTTTTTCTACTACAGATTTTTGCTCTATTTGTGGTAAAGTTTCAATAGCTTTAATATTTTGCTCTTGTTGTGGTCTATCTTCTACTAATTTAACAAACTTAATATCACTTTTTTCAGAATGCTCTTTCTCTTTTGGTTCAATATCCTCTTTTATAAAACTATAGTTTAAAAATAGCAAAATATGTAGCAACAGTGATATTAAAAAGGCTAAGTATAGTTTTTTCATTGGTCGAATTATAGTAAAAAAATTATTGAATTTGGTTAAAATTTCATTAAAGTAATCTTTGTATCATTTTAAAACTAAAAAGGAGCAATAAATGGGAGTTTTTAATGAAAAAAGAAGCCTAAATTTAAGGGTTTGGCACTGGCTTAATTCAATAGCAATTATAGGTTTAATCTTTACATGTATATTTAGAAGTACTTGGTTTAATAAGAATGATAATGCCTTAATTATTCAAAATAAGTTAAGTGAATTTGGTTTATCTCTTACAAATGAAAATGCTGTAGTTATTGCAAAACTTTTAAGATCAGAGATGTGGAACTGGCACTATATCTTTGGTTTTATTCTAGTTTTTTTGATTATTTTTAGACTTTTTGCATTTTTAAGTAGAAGTGAAACTGGAATTTTAACAAAAATAAAAGAGAGCAAGAATATTCATCAAAAAGGTGCAAAAATTATGCACTTACTCTTTTATATAGTTACTTTTCTTGTTTGTTTAACAGGAGTTTTACTATATTTTAGAGATGATTTAAACTTAGCCAAAAGTTTTGTTGGCTTTATGAAAGATATGCATAAACAATCTTTTTTCTTCTATCTATTTTTTATAGCTACTCATCTTTTTGGAGTTATAGTAGCTGAAACTACAACGGATAAAGGATTAATTAGTGAGATGTTTAATGGTGGGAAATAATAAAATAGGCTTTAACGCCTATTTTAAATTAATTCAATAAACTTAACAAAGTTACTCTTTAATGATATTAAATCTACAAAACCCTCAATCTTTATAAAAACTTACAAAATTTATACAAACCTAAAAATACTCTAATAAACTATTGCTTATATAGTTTATTGTAGAATATTTAAAATTTAAATAAATCAAGATTAGGAAAAAATATGTTTAAAAAATCTATAAAAGCCTACAAAGAAGCTTGTGAAGTAATTCCAGGAGGAGTAGATTCCCCTGTTAGAGCATTTAAAAGTGTAGGTGGAACTCCTCCGTTTATCAAAAAAGGAGAAGGTGCCTATCTATTTGATATTGACGGAAATGCTTATGTAGATTTTGTTCAAAGTTGGGGACCTCTTATTTTTGGACATTGCGATAAAGATATTGAAAAAGCTGTTATTAAAACTGTAAAAAAAGGTTTAAGCTTTGGTGCTCCAACTCTTCTTGAGACAGAATTAGCACAAGAGATAGTTTCTATGTATAAAAATATAGATAAAATTAGATTTGTAAGCTCTGGAACAGAAGCTACTATGAGTGCTATTAGACTTGCAAGAGGTGTTACAAATAAAAATGATATTGTAAAGTTTGAAGGGTGTTATCATGGACATAGTGATTCTCTTTTAGTTCAAGCCGGAAGTGGAATGGCAACTTTTGGAAGTCCAAGTAGCCCTGGTGTTCCAGCAGATTTGACAAAACATACTCTTTTATGTGAATACAACAATATATCTCAACTTGAAAAATGTTTTGAAGAGAGTAGCGACATAGCTTGTATAATTATTGAACCAATTGCTGGGAATATGGGATTAGTTCCTGCTACAAACGAGTTTTTAGAAAAATGTAGAGAGCTTTGCAATAAACATGGAGCACTATTGATTTTTGATGAAGTTATGAGTGGATTTAGAGCATCTTTAAAAGGAGCTAGTGGAATTTTAAATATACAAGCTGATATCTTAACTTTTGGAAAGGTAATAGGAGCGGGAATGCCAGTAGGTGCTTTTGCAGCAAGTAAAGAAATTATGAGCCACTTATCACCTGAAGGAAAAATTTATCAAGCAGGAACTCTAAGTGGTAACCCTGTTGCTATGGCAGCAGGATTAGAGAGTCTTAAAAAATTAAAAGCAAATCCAAAAATCTATGAAGATTTAAGTAAAAAAGCTATAAAACTTGTAAATGGTCTAAAAGAAGTAGCTACTAAAAATGGTATAGCTCTTCAAGTAAATACAAGAGGAAGTATGTTTGGATTTTTCTTTTGCGAAGAGGAGCCAAAAAACTTTAAAGAGGTAGGAAAATGTAATTTTGAAAGGTTTGCAACTTTCCATAGAGAGATGCTAAAACATGGTTTTTACTTTGCTTGTAGCCAATATGAAGCTGGATTTATATGTACAAAAATTACAAATAAAATGATAGAAAATTGTATAAAAACAGCAGATAAAGTTATGAAAGGTTTAAAAAACAATGCATAGTTTTAAAGGTGTTGAATTAATAAAAAAAGCAAATATCTATTTTGATGGAAATGTTACAAGTAGAACATTTATAGATACAGACGGAAGTAAAAAATCTCTTGGAATTATGATGAAAGGAGAGTATCTCTTTGGTACTGTTGAAGCTGAAATAATGGAGATTATTGAAGGTCATGTTGAAGTAAAACTAAAAGGCGAAAAAGAGTGGAAAACATATAGAAGTGGAAGCTCATTTGAAGTTGTTGCAAACTCTAGCTTTGATATAAAAGTATTAGAAATAACTGATTACTTTTGTAGCTATATAAAATAGATTGGAGTATTTATGGAAGAGAGAAAAGATACTAAGCCAAAACATAGAGATAAGATTGAAGCTTTAGATAGTTTATCTGTTGGAATTTCTATGGTTGCCGCTATTGTAATAGGGGTTGGAATAGGTTTGGCTTTAAAACACTTTACAGGATATACATGGACACTTTGGTTAGGTGTTTTTTGGGGTATTGCTGCAGCTGGCTTAAATGTTTATAAAGCATATAAAAGAGCTCAAAAAGTGTATGAAGGTATGGAAAATGATCCAAGATATGCACATAGAGCAAAATATGGTGATAAATCTTTTGATGATGAAGATAAGTAAGCAAACTGTAAATTTTGCAAAGGTTTTTATATTTTTAAATCTTTGTTTAACTATATATGCCCTACTCTTTCAAAATAGTGTTTGGCTTTTAAATATTCAAGTTGCATTCTTTTCATCTTTATTTGTAACTCTTGCCTCTTTCTTATCTTATAAAAAAAATATACAAAATAGATTATCTTCTTATGATGAAAAACAAAAAAACTCAATTGAAGATAGAGATAAAATTGATGAAATAGATGACCCTTTTGATTTATATAGTGAATATGAAGAGGTTCCTAAAGAGCAATTGTCACCTGAAAAAATCAAAGAGATAATAGATGAAGAGAGAAAAAGAGTGAAGCAAAATAGCTTTAAAAATACTCTTTTTAGCGCTGGTGGTTTTATCTCAATTTATAGAGTTTTGGGATATGGAATTTTAATTTTTGGTTTTTTTGCATTAAATAACAATAAAATTCTTATTCCTATTGCTTTTATTACTGGACTTAGTATTGTTCCTATTGGAGTTTTATTTACTAAATTTTTGAACAAATAGAGTAAAGATTTTATCCCAATTTTTCTATTATATAAAATTGGGATATAGATATTAATTTTTTTCTAAAGATTTATAAAACTCTTCAAACTCTTTTGCTTTTATTGGTTTAGAAAAATAGTAACCTTGATATAAATTACAATCTATAGATTTTAGATACTCAACTTGCTCTTGTTGCTCTACCCCTTCAGCTACTATTTTCATATGTAATGCCTGTCCCATTTTTACAATAGTTTCAATAAATACTTTTCCTTGTTCATTAAAAGAGTCATCAATAAAAGATTTATCTATTTTTAAATAATCAATAGGGTATTTTTTAAGATAAGATAAAGATGAATATCCTGTTCCAAAATCATCTAATGAAATACTAATACCAAACTTATTTAATTTTCTAAGAGTCGCATATACACTATTATTTTGGTCAATCAAAATATATTCAGTTAGTTCTAAAATAATTCTATTTGGCTCTATTTTTTTACTATTTATTTTATCTATTAAATTTTTTGCAAAATTATTTTGT
This window contains:
- a CDS encoding murein hydrolase activator EnvC family protein, yielding MIKSIFTLFLAINFIFASAIDKKIEQNQKSLESSKKTKDSATVKIKEIADKIEVSNTNLSKLEEDIIKINEDIEQHQKLLESSQTKLNELQTKSSDLIKEKNSSEEEIINTIVEQFSTSLALQLASKESLQELIDNEMFNLLSTNAKQKVLKLNENYNRLTENTKANQQEINKLNSYIKDRLKTKENYKALQIKHTNSLATLEKEHKLYQAELKKVIEQQDSLNKILSDLKIVKQQELRKAQEQKVADNQQVQTTNVRNQKYAKDLDLDVKKIGSSTDGVQIVKYKGVKTIAPLKSFKIVKNFGTYYDPVYKIKLFNESVVLQSNERDSKVVAVLNGKVVYAKKNAGMLENVVIIQHEGGIHTVYSHLDDIAPTLVVGKWVQKGSVVGRVNQNLTFQVTKDSAHIDPKDLFNI
- a CDS encoding FtsX-like permease family protein; translated protein: MKSLKAIFAFFVPLLAMLITFCIFLIIDNIVDNYKKKISRDYSIVLVATSPIKKESLNELAGIKVENIQLLPNEKIIENIKSNLSDNSIELLRQKLPYFYQIYLEIFPTSSELEVIKKTLLSNKDVKNVEVFYKNHNQIYLLLLILNSVSFILFFIITIFAIIIIAKQIKLWFHEHNIKISILRLHGASIIYSASSVLKYALISSFMAFLISSLFLIYVSSNIELLFPLELQEIVNVNINVEIEILKIFILSFCISVFTIFGVLFKYKINND
- a CDS encoding cell division ATP-binding protein FtsE, producing the protein MINAKDLYLTYDSNKYIIKRGNFSIKEREFVFIGGNSGSGKSTLLKSFYGDIPIKHGSLKIANQEVFKIKGNNLRYLRKDIGVIFQDYKLINDYTIEENIMIPLKINNYSDEVSRLQADNLLKHVKLSHRKGFYPNQLSGGEQQRVAVARALAHNPKIIIADEPTGNLDDFNADVVWNLLKGANEQLGITVVVVTHRVPKNLGINFRQLSIEDGIIYEVS
- the trmB gene encoding tRNA (guanosine(46)-N7)-methyltransferase TrmB, which gives rise to MPHIVFEKNNLLETPLKKGEIEFLFTAVSYHPEDKNRKIEYKIATKNRNVDFLLGIKEKDDNYLIKSDKTTRISPVSYIKDALNSYVLENKSKIVFKNTTNLKEKKEQENRYLKDIDFFVEDFKSDKEIQIEIGFGSGRHLLHQAKQNPNIQFIGLEIHYPSIEQLLKQLELQNITNVLVVNYDARLFMEFVESNQVGKIFVHFPVPWDKKPHRRIYSNEFIFEALRVLKVDGTLELRTDSRNYFDFCVDLLTNLDKASIKIDVNRDLEVISKYEDRWKKQGKNIYDVILTSQREDKKREINYDFGFDFSINFDNFIKNVFSKALIIKNFFVHIEEFYKILNRDNSGLIKVTMGNFDRPITKYLLVIDGKISYYQGEPLPTSSNIEADKKLKEILAK
- a CDS encoding fibronectin type III domain-containing protein gives rise to the protein MKKLRLLASLSILILIISGCSNVLDSLSTTTSPKVNQNFQTVDYSSIKSIPDMNSIGFEWQKIDDHRVVGYNFYRTELDQGGNTLKLIKATDSRYVTHYVDKGLEPKTRYAYQISARLNDGSESATTQAYIVETLPRIVAVSFAQAISNLPKKVKLVWQPHPDPRVSYYRVEKYNTFLKEWVWASASKIENRLSAEFIDTGLDNNTTYKYRIKAFSFSDVESAPTKVLEAKTKPLPISPTNVRSSNNIPKKVYITWSASPTSDVVQYRIYRSSYQSFGYSNIAAVNSDTLEYTDEINADKKEYYYKVLAVDKDNLESTSDVDSTKGITLAPPSKPILTLAQIQGNKAILNWQAGDNRTTSYNVYKRVKKYWLFSDTVKFNNITTLRFEDHDIVQGVDYYYSVQAIDEFGVLSAKSDEAKLTLPNTRI
- a CDS encoding RluA family pseudouridine synthase, whose protein sequence is MYKNFIVDEEIRLDKFLSLKIDASRNQIEQLIEKEFVKVDGKTTNKNGLKLKLNQQIDVFFPEAKTFDKKDSEFIKDSLKDKEIEIIYEDSDILIINKPRGLTVHDAPSVKDATLVDWLKLQNISLSTISGEERHGIVHRLDKGTSGILIVAKTNEAHIEISKQLERREAGRYYLAVIDLPLKDNIEVEAPIARNPNNRLKMAIQKDGRYARTSFCKIELSNNSKYELIACKLFTGRTHQIRVHLNNINRHILGDVLYGFKGNFDNINGFFLHGFCLVFTHPRTKKKMSFTAKLPKDMQDFCESNFDKERIYEKIETSSLFEYFNFNN
- a CDS encoding FtsW/RodA/SpoVE family cell cycle protein — protein: MRLLDKRIMSHFDYLILIFIAPLIILSYVLIEEANEALASKQVFYYSVSLFIFLLVFMLPIRKNLRLVPILYWLGVFLLILVEFIGVTKLGAKRWIHIPLFDTTIQPSEIVKPIYILMLGYLIQRKPPPIGGYGLKDFGYFSIYIFIPFILIAKEPDLGTALVMLLLGYGILFIIGVNWKIWLGIGFILSIFLPFSYNYVMKDYQKKRVHDFIVAEKPSYHVQQSIIAIGSGGLTGKKSEDATQTQLKFLPIATSDFIFAFLVERHGFLGAFGLILLYVIIILHLFTINYFFKTDFVVKAFSSGLALLIFLNMSINILMVIGFAPVVGIPLPLFSYGGSSFINFIITFAILENLIAFRYMDMYNYERKM
- a CDS encoding energy transducer TonB is translated as MKKLYLAFLISLLLHILLFLNYSFIKEDIEPKEKEHSEKSDIKFVKLVEDRPQQEQNIKAIETLPQIEQKSVVEKKVEQKIEKVSPKKTKEIDSPKVVTKDTNSKKQIDINNAKKVQKDILKESSTFQENTLEKFLSQKSPINQEVLNELQQLYGKEYDNFTKVQKAYLEKNLNNFQVITQRVLNRMGYPKLASKLGIGGINIIEFMFHPNGDISGLKIINSSGYTILDDYSLELIQIAYKEYPKPSEPTKLRFKVFYRNY
- a CDS encoding cytochrome b/b6 domain-containing protein translates to MGVFNEKRSLNLRVWHWLNSIAIIGLIFTCIFRSTWFNKNDNALIIQNKLSEFGLSLTNENAVVIAKLLRSEMWNWHYIFGFILVFLIIFRLFAFLSRSETGILTKIKESKNIHQKGAKIMHLLFYIVTFLVCLTGVLLYFRDDLNLAKSFVGFMKDMHKQSFFFYLFFIATHLFGVIVAETTTDKGLISEMFNGGK
- the hemL gene encoding glutamate-1-semialdehyde 2,1-aminomutase, yielding MFKKSIKAYKEACEVIPGGVDSPVRAFKSVGGTPPFIKKGEGAYLFDIDGNAYVDFVQSWGPLIFGHCDKDIEKAVIKTVKKGLSFGAPTLLETELAQEIVSMYKNIDKIRFVSSGTEATMSAIRLARGVTNKNDIVKFEGCYHGHSDSLLVQAGSGMATFGSPSSPGVPADLTKHTLLCEYNNISQLEKCFEESSDIACIIIEPIAGNMGLVPATNEFLEKCRELCNKHGALLIFDEVMSGFRASLKGASGILNIQADILTFGKVIGAGMPVGAFAASKEIMSHLSPEGKIYQAGTLSGNPVAMAAGLESLKKLKANPKIYEDLSKKAIKLVNGLKEVATKNGIALQVNTRGSMFGFFFCEEEPKNFKEVGKCNFERFATFHREMLKHGFYFACSQYEAGFICTKITNKMIENCIKTADKVMKGLKNNA
- the ppnP gene encoding pyrimidine/purine nucleoside phosphorylase, whose translation is MHSFKGVELIKKANIYFDGNVTSRTFIDTDGSKKSLGIMMKGEYLFGTVEAEIMEIIEGHVEVKLKGEKEWKTYRSGSSFEVVANSSFDIKVLEITDYFCSYIK